In a genomic window of Thermodesulfobacteriota bacterium:
- a CDS encoding zinc-binding dehydrogenase, with product AALRSMDVRRKIDLTERFAEFALPRFADRRLVPIVDTVFDWQDVSAAHERMEANLNAGKIVLRVTG from the coding sequence AGCCGCGCTCCGGTCCATGGACGTCCGGCGCAAGATCGACCTGACGGAGCGGTTCGCGGAATTCGCGCTGCCCCGCTTCGCGGACCGGCGGCTGGTCCCGATCGTCGACACCGTCTTCGACTGGCAAGACGTGTCGGCGGCGCACGAGCGGATGGAGGCCAACCTCAATGCCGGGAAGATCGTCCTCCGCGTGACGGGGTGA